A DNA window from Rhipicephalus sanguineus isolate Rsan-2018 chromosome 8, BIME_Rsan_1.4, whole genome shotgun sequence contains the following coding sequences:
- the LOC119402025 gene encoding uncharacterized protein LOC119402025, whose product MEHDATAVSSCSSVRRLVLVAAALLLTQSWPSARAMGAESQCDPPGVWQTGQALDETASKASGANVSLIEPTRSGKLQECVDRCCKRDDCSVATVKVQDKGTVLCALFNCNPPEKCIFKKSARLLSLDRTATAFLRRVVAGWPKYSNVEVHTGNLTSTNATSSSTSTSSPTPDTTLPFVAEVTTANVTTPAFGYKSTTTVASAPKLNTEDSDANSPAATTESVTAAYGVNASTASTTRVPLGLSGILDLLNHVAESRTHSELHEQTSSSTDSANHVSGASFSVTSSTTESSPRSSSTTPASDDMSPPAYSDMPVASTSTEGTTSTTTTVSSALEASMKKILPTNTFDGDAWWSRLSAPMKASNPSTNATSVTTLSPNATEKSTDVEAKTNDLRGPIQIFAPTTLNVDLTAAKASPSISLVIGLCLGLLLIFVVMGLIGRRILDVWQRRHYSKMDFLVDGMYHVT is encoded by the exons ATGGAGCACGACGCCACCGCGGTGTCGTCGTGCAGCTCTGTGCGACGTCTCGTTCTggtggctgccgcattgctgctGACGCAGTCCTGGCCCTCAGCTCGGGCCATGGGCGCGGAGAGCCAGTGCGACCCCCCGGGCGTGTGGCAGACGGGCCAGGCGCTGGATGAGACCGCCTCCAAGGCTTCCGGCGCCAACGTCAGCCTTATCGAGCCGACCCGGTCCGGGAAGCTGCAGGAGTGCGTCGACCGCTGCTGCAAGAGAG ATGACTGCAGCGTCGCCACTGTCAAGGTCCAAGACAAAGGTACCGTTCTTTGTGCCCTGTTCAACTGCAACCCGCCGGAGAAATGCATCTTCAAGAAATCCGCCAGGCTTCTTAGCCTGGACCGAACGGCAACCGCCTTCCTAAGGCGGGTCGTTGCCGGTTGGCCCAAGTACAGCAACGTCGAGGTGCACACCGGCAATCTGACGTCCACCAATGCCACATCGAGTTCGACATCGACGTCTTCACCGACTCCCGACACGACGTTACCGTTCGTCGCGGAAGTGACGACTGCCAACGTCACCACTCCAGCCTTCGGGTACAAGTCTACGACGACGGTCGCGTCGGCTCCGAAGCTCAACACGGAAGACAGCGATGCCAACAGCCCCGCCGCGACGACGGAGAGCGTCACCGCAGCGTACGGTGTGAATGCTTCCACGGCGTCCACGACGCGAGTGCCTCTAGGCCTTAGCGGTATATTAGACCTTCTGAACCACGTGGCCGAGTCTAGGACTCACTCCGAACTTCACGAACAGACATCTTCATCTACGGACAGTGCCAATCATGTTTCTGGGGCGTCGTTTTCCGTGACGTCATCAACGACAGAATCGTCTCCCCGATCGTCCTCCACCACGCCCGCCAGCGACGACATGTCACCACCAGCGTATTCCGACATGCCAGTAGCGTCTACATCGACCGAAGGGACGACTAGCACCACCACGACGGTGTCGTCCGCTTTGGAGGCTTCCATGAAGAAGATCCTTCCCACGAACACCTTCGACGGCGACGCCTGGTGGTCCAGGCTGTCGGCCCCCATGAAGGCCTCAAACCCATCGACAAACGCGACCAGCGTCACTACCCTGAGCCCGAACGCGACCGAGAAGTCGACCGATGTGGAGGCCAAGACCAACGACCTCAGGGGACCCATCCAGATCTTCGCGCCGACGACGTTGAACGTCGACCTGACGGCCGCCAAGGCGTCGCCCTCGATAAGCCTTGTGATAGGCCTGTGTCTCGGCCTGCTCCTAATCTTCGTCGTTATGGGCCTTATCGGCCGAAGGATTCTGGACGTGTGGCAGAGGAGGCACTATTCCAAGATGGACTTCCTCGTCGACGGCATGTACCACGTGACGTGA